Proteins encoded together in one Musa acuminata AAA Group cultivar baxijiao chromosome BXJ3-6, Cavendish_Baxijiao_AAA, whole genome shotgun sequence window:
- the LOC103987139 gene encoding serine/threonine-protein kinase STY13: MESGNGFFALEEPRLDPKWLIDPKLLFVGPKIGEGAHAKVYEGKYKNQNVAIKVMHKGDTSEELAKREARFAREVTLLARVQHKNLVKFIGACKEPVMVVVTELLLGGSLRKYLVNMRPRSLEPRVAVGFALDIARAMECLHSHGIIHRDLKPENLLLTADQRTVKLVDLGLAREETLTEMMTAETGTYRWMAPELYSTVTLRHGEKKHYNHKVDVYSFSIVLWELVHNRLPFEGMSNLQAAYAAAFKNARPSADDLPKELALILTSCWKEDPNSRPNFSQIVQMLLHYLSTLLPPEHVVPSRAFSSENMVLPPESPGTSSLMAARDEMGDTTAAAMENNQRGFFFCFSQCF; this comes from the exons ATGGAGTCTGGAAACGGGTTCTTTGCGCTGGAGGAGCCCCGCCTAGATCCCAAGTGGCTCATCGATCCCAAGTTGCTCTTCGTCGGGCCAAAGATCGGGGAGGGCGCTCATGCGAAGGTGTATGAGGGAAA GTACAAGAATCAGAATGTTGCTATTAAGGTTATGCACAAAGGGGACACCTCCGAGGAGTTGGCGAAGAGGGAGGCGAGGTTCGCCAGGGAGGTGACGCTGCTCGCCCGGGTTCAGCATAAGAACCTGGTCAAG TTCATCGGCGCTTGCAAGGAGCCCGTGATGGTGGTGGTCACCGAGCTTCTGCTAGGGGGCTCGCTGCGCAAGTACTTGGtaaacatgaggccgaggagcttgGAGCCTCGGGTTGCCGTTGGCTTTGCGCTGGATATAGCTCGGGCCATGGAGTGCTTGCATTCTCATGGTATCATTCACCGTGATCTGAAGCCTG AGAACTTGCTATTGACTGCAGATCAGAGGACAGTGAAACTTGTCGATCTTGGCTTGGCAAGGGAAGAAACATTAACAGAGATGATGACTGCTGAAACAGGGACATACCGTTGGATGGCCCCAGAG TTATATAGCACTGTGACGTTAAGGCATGGGGAAAAGAAACATTACAATCACAAGGTGGATGTATACAGCTTTTCGATTGTGTTATGGGAGCTGGTTCATAATAGGCTTCCATTTGAAGGCATGTCTAATCTGCAGGCAGCCTACGCAGCTGCTTTCAAG AACGCCAGGCCCAGTGCAGATGACCTTCCCAAGGAACTGGCTTTGATCTTAACTTCTTGTTGGAAGGAGGACCCAAATTCAAGACCCAACTTTAGCCAGATAGTTCAGATGCTTCTACATTATCTGTCCACACTTTTGCCACCCGAACATGTGGTTCCTTCCCGTGCCTTCAGTTCTGAGAACATGGTTTTACCACCCGAATCTCCTGGGACGAGTTCACTGATGGCGGCTCGAGATGAAATGGGTGATACGACAGCGGCAGCAATGGAGAACAACCAGAGGGGATTCTTTTTCTGCTTCAGCCAGTGCTTCTGA
- the LOC135586421 gene encoding uncharacterized protein LOC135586421 yields the protein MVGTSCSSSSSCASFGSFDADAAAAKRSPTAATIKFLCSYGGKILPRYPDGKLRYIGGDTRVLAVDRSVPFSELQEKMREMCGWGAVSLRCQLPTEDLDALVSVKSDEDLANIMEEYDLAGREKIRAFLFPPSSKPRSPTHPAATATALPSGRPWILSEKRCIHQISDPMRYPGRYGKSGAISSGDIRYRAHHHHPQHHHHHHHLHGHHAIPKPCNYLVHQGSQWQ from the exons ATGGTGGGAACGTCGTGCTCCTCATCGTCCTCTTGCGCTTCGTTCGGCTCCTTCGACGCGGACGCCGCGGCCGCCAAGCGTTCCCCCACCGCCGCCACCATCAAGTTCCTCTGCAGCTACGGCGGCAAGATCCTCCCCCGGTACCCCGACGGCAAGCTCCGCTACATCGGCGGCGACACCCGTGTGCTGGCTGTCGACCGTTCCGTCCCCTTCTCAG AGCTGCAGGAGAAGATGAGGGAGATGTGCGGGTGGGGCGCGGTCAGCCTCCGCTGCCAGCTGCCGACGGAGGACCTTGACGCGCTCGTGTCGGTCAAGTCCGACGAGGACCTCGCCAACATCATGGAGGAGTACGATCTCGCTGGCCGCGAGAAGATCCGGGCCTTCTTGTTCCCCCCATCGTCCAAACCGAGAAGCCCCACCCACCCAGCGGCTACGGCCACGGCGCTGCCCAGCGGCCGGCCCTGGATACTCTCCGAGAAACGCTGCATCCACCAGATCTCTGATCCGATGAGGTATCCTGGCCGGTACGGTAAGTCCGGCGCCATATCCTCAGGAGATATACGTTACCGTGCCCATCACCACCATCCCCAACATCACCACCATCACCATCATCTCCATGGCCACCATGCGATTCCAAAGCCGTGCAACTATCTCGTGCATCAAGGAAGCCAGTGGcagtag